One Gloeocapsopsis sp. IPPAS B-1203 DNA window includes the following coding sequences:
- the kdsB gene encoding 3-deoxy-manno-octulosonate cytidylyltransferase, whose product MEILAVIPARYDSQRFPGKPLVMIKDRPMVQWVYEAAQSCPAFSKVVVATDSELVANCVREFGGAVEMTSSAHQTGTDRVAEVAQRYPQMQAIANVQGDQPFVTAEMLMQLVSPYLEGKAPDMTTLACPLDQETDYFNPNAVKVLCDRNNRALYFSRAPIPYFRNQGAVPVFHHLGLYAFRRDFLADYAQLTPTPLEQCEGLEQLRVLEHGYSIIVCQTQKAVLEINTPADLLQAKSLFAKSIV is encoded by the coding sequence ATGGAAATCTTGGCTGTCATTCCTGCACGTTACGACTCGCAACGCTTCCCTGGTAAACCTTTAGTGATGATTAAAGATCGTCCTATGGTGCAGTGGGTTTATGAAGCCGCTCAAAGTTGTCCAGCTTTTAGTAAAGTTGTTGTTGCCACAGATAGCGAACTCGTAGCAAATTGCGTGCGAGAATTTGGTGGCGCAGTAGAAATGACCAGCAGTGCTCATCAAACGGGTACAGATCGCGTTGCTGAAGTTGCTCAAAGATATCCGCAGATGCAAGCGATCGCCAATGTTCAAGGAGATCAACCTTTTGTCACGGCTGAAATGCTGATGCAATTGGTTTCTCCTTATTTGGAAGGCAAAGCACCGGATATGACAACGTTGGCTTGCCCGTTAGATCAAGAAACAGATTACTTTAACCCGAATGCAGTAAAAGTGCTGTGCGATCGCAACAATCGCGCCCTTTACTTCTCGCGTGCTCCCATTCCCTACTTCCGTAACCAAGGTGCGGTTCCGGTGTTTCACCATCTCGGACTTTATGCTTTTCGACGGGACTTTTTAGCTGACTACGCTCAGCTGACTCCGACACCATTAGAACAGTGTGAAGGTTTAGAACAATTGCGAGTTTTAGAGCACGGATACTCCATTATTGTCTGCCAAACTCAAAAAGCTGTGCTTGAAATCAATACTCCTGCTGATTTACTACAAGCGAAGTCCTTATTTGCCAAAAGCATAGTTTAA
- a CDS encoding KpsF/GutQ family sugar-phosphate isomerase: MQCIDNKTYVLQVVELLKLEAEAITKAANRLQSEHVEKAVEILANCRGKVVLAGVGKSGIVARKIAATLTSTGTLAVYLHPADALHGDLGIVTSDDVAMVLSNSGETDELVVMLPHLKARQVPIIALVGNLRSTLARNADVVMDAAVDKEACPFNLAPTTSTTVALSIGDALAMTLMQVKGLTPEDFAVNHPAGRLGKRLTLRVRDLMHSGVENPTVSPQASWIEVLTTISKGGLGAVNVVDELGHLLGIITDGDLRRLLQKAQHKDLESFNAIAIMTANPVVVSPELLAFHALELMENRPSQISILPVVDGQQHCIGLIRLHDIVRCGI; this comes from the coding sequence ATGCAATGTATTGACAATAAAACTTATGTTTTACAAGTTGTAGAACTGCTCAAGTTAGAAGCAGAAGCAATTACTAAAGCAGCAAATCGCTTGCAATCGGAACACGTCGAAAAGGCAGTTGAGATATTAGCCAATTGTCGGGGCAAAGTGGTGTTAGCTGGTGTTGGCAAGTCAGGAATTGTGGCACGTAAAATTGCTGCAACTTTGACAAGTACTGGAACACTAGCTGTCTATTTGCATCCTGCCGATGCGCTACATGGCGATTTGGGAATCGTCACATCAGATGATGTTGCGATGGTTTTAAGTAACAGCGGTGAAACTGATGAGCTTGTTGTCATGTTACCGCACCTCAAAGCTCGACAAGTGCCTATTATTGCTTTAGTAGGCAATCTGCGCTCTACCTTAGCTCGTAATGCTGATGTTGTGATGGATGCTGCTGTAGATAAAGAAGCGTGTCCTTTCAATCTTGCACCAACGACGAGTACAACTGTTGCTTTGTCTATTGGAGATGCGCTGGCGATGACTCTGATGCAAGTCAAAGGGTTAACGCCCGAAGATTTTGCTGTGAACCACCCTGCAGGACGCTTGGGTAAGCGCTTGACATTGCGAGTGCGAGACTTAATGCACAGTGGGGTCGAAAATCCCACTGTGTCGCCTCAAGCTTCTTGGATTGAAGTATTAACGACAATTAGTAAGGGTGGTTTGGGAGCCGTTAATGTAGTAGATGAGTTGGGTCACTTACTCGGAATTATTACAGATGGAGATTTGCGGCGCTTGTTGCAAAAAGCTCAACACAAAGATTTGGAATCGTTTAATGCGATCGCAATCATGACCGCAAATCCGGTTGTGGTTTCTCCAGAATTACTTGCCTTTCATGCGCTGGAATTGATGGAAAATCGACCATCACAAATTTCGATTTTACCTGTTGTAGATGGGCAACAGCATTGTATCGGTTTGATTCGACTGCACGATATTGTGCGGTGCGGAATTTAA
- a CDS encoding 2OG-Fe(II) oxygenase, giving the protein MRTLLSKVQASDVIAEPFPHIVVKDALDEDLCAKLMAEYPSIDTLKQSKDNVPTTTSSNVRFHYIAEDTFNDEQISPLWKDFIQLHSSNLFFQQFIEIFKDHILQLYPNFEQDYGSFDSLTSGVRKIDTFDNADVLLDALICVNTPVTIRPTSVRSAHIDFADKLFAGLFYLRDPKDDSTGGNLQLYKFKNGKIQGFRSNALTGYAVEACKAIKYERNVLVLFLNSIYAVHGVTIRSLTEHPRYFVNLVGEVKKPLFDNSKYQEANHIKYWRKIKQLIS; this is encoded by the coding sequence ATGAGAACCCTGTTATCCAAAGTACAAGCTAGCGACGTTATTGCTGAACCATTTCCTCACATTGTTGTTAAAGATGCTCTAGATGAGGATCTATGTGCAAAATTAATGGCAGAATATCCATCAATTGATACCTTAAAGCAGAGTAAAGATAATGTGCCAACAACAACTTCTAGTAATGTCAGATTTCATTACATTGCAGAAGACACTTTCAATGATGAACAAATAAGTCCTCTATGGAAAGATTTTATCCAACTTCACTCATCAAACCTATTTTTTCAGCAGTTTATCGAGATATTTAAAGATCATATTCTTCAGTTGTATCCTAATTTTGAACAAGACTATGGCTCCTTTGATTCACTTACTTCCGGAGTCAGAAAAATTGATACCTTTGACAACGCAGATGTGTTATTGGATGCACTGATTTGTGTAAACACTCCTGTAACCATTCGTCCAACTTCGGTAAGAAGTGCGCATATTGATTTCGCCGATAAGCTATTTGCTGGTTTATTTTATCTACGCGATCCAAAAGATGATTCTACAGGAGGAAACTTACAACTTTATAAGTTTAAAAATGGTAAGATTCAAGGATTTAGAAGCAATGCTTTGACTGGTTATGCTGTTGAAGCTTGTAAAGCAATTAAGTATGAGCGCAATGTACTTGTATTGTTCTTAAATTCAATTTATGCAGTACATGGAGTTACTATACGTTCATTGACAGAGCACCCAAGATATTTTGTGAACTTGGTTGGAGAAGTGAAAAAGCCCTTATTTGATAACTCAAAATATCAAGAGGCTAATCACATTAAATATTGGAGAAAAATCAAACAACTTATTAGTTGA